A region from the Tachyglossus aculeatus isolate mTacAcu1 chromosome Y4, mTacAcu1.pri, whole genome shotgun sequence genome encodes:
- the MLLT11 gene encoding protein AF1q, translated as MLDSVSSQYSSFLFWRAPIPELDVSELQGLGLSDLTVYEVRGGGGKLGGAGREDPSEDDALLPFNAFNFWRVPIADVHAFELDLI; from the coding sequence ATGCTGGATTCAGTGAGTAGCCAGTACAGCTCCTTCCTCTTCTGGAGAGCCCCCATCCCGGAGCTGGACGTGTCCGAGCTGCAGGGTCTGGGCCTGTCCGACCTCACAGTTTACGAGGTCAGAGGTGGTGGGGGCAAGctgggcggggccgggcgcgagGACCCCTCCGAGGACGACGCCCTCCTGCCCTTCAACGCCTTCAACTTCTGGAGGGTGCCCATCGCCGACGTCCACGCCTTTGAGTTGGACTTGATCTAA